A genomic stretch from Senegalia massiliensis includes:
- a CDS encoding ABC transporter substrate-binding protein, producing MKKLVSLLSLVLLGGSLLFSGCGETKSENTYHIGISQLVEHPALDDARRGFEDGLKELGVDAEIDYQNATGEIPNTVSISEKFKKDNVDLIYAIATPAAQSAKQVTSDIPVLFSAVTDPVKS from the coding sequence ATGAAAAAATTAGTTAGTTTATTATCTTTAGTATTACTTGGAGGAAGTTTACTCTTTAGTGGTTGTGGCGAAACAAAAAGTGAAAATACTTATCATATTGGAATAAGTCAATTAGTGGAACATCCTGCTCTTGACGATGCAAGACGTGGTTTTGAAGATGGACTTAAAGAATTAGGTGTAGATGCAGAAATTGATTATCAAAATGCTACAGGTGAAATTCCAAATACTGTTAGTATTTCTGAAAAGTTTAAAAAGGATAATGTAGATTTAATTTATGCTATTGCTACCCCTGCTGCTCAATCTGCAAAACAAGTAACTAGTGATATTCCAGTTTTATTTAGTGCTGTTACTGATCCTGTAAAATC